The stretch of DNA TATCAGTTTCCCTTCGGGGGTAACCAGAAAATCAGTCATCCGTCCTGCCGCCATTTTCATTAGCGGCAGCCCCCTTCCGCAGGTGCAGACCTCCCCGGCCGGTATGCCGACATCTTCAATCTGGTATCTAATAAATGGCATTCCAGAATTGAGCAGGTCGGTAATGATTATTTTGCCGAGTTCGCCCGGCGCGACCGGTTTGCCGTCTTTGACAAATTCCACCATAAAGGCTTCCGCCCCGATATGTAATCCCTTGTGGGAACTGCACTCGGAGGCGATAACGCTGGTCTCCCGCGAGCCGTAACGGTCAAAAACCCGGCAGTCAAAGACTTTTTCGATTAGCGCCCGCTGCTGGGCTTCCAATACCTCGGCCGAAGTGATAATACTCCGGGGACGATGATGGTCTTGCGAGCCGGTCTCGTTGAGAAAGCGGGCGAAGAGATACATGGAGTTGGCATAGGCGATATAGACATCCGGTCGATATGCCTTCAGTTCCGCTTTGAATGACACCAGCTTCTCCCGGGTAATGCTTGACGTATCCAGTATGATTCGACGGTCCAACAGGAAATTGCGAATCTTGCTCTTCAATCCGGCCAATCCGGCAATATCTTCCCGATGTCCCCAGATTGCCGCCGTTTTCATCCCGATTTCCCAGCCGGCCCAGCGGTTATGACGGAAGGTTGCCGCCTTCCGGGAGAAGGAGCGCTCTTTATCCAGATAGAAATAGAGCGGGCGACCGGTAGAACCACCGGTTTTGTTCGGAATCAGGTCCGATTCCGCAAAATTCTGCGCCTTCATCTCTTCCTTGTGCTGCTGAATATCCTCCTTGGTCAGGACCGGGATTTTGAGAAGGTCATCCGCGCCTGAAAAATTATCCGGATGGAAACCGCACCGGTCAAATCGTTGCTTGTAAAAGGAGCAGTTCTGGTAGGCGTGCCGGAGAAGTTTTCTTAGCCGTTTCGCCTGAAGTTCTTTAAGTTCGGACGGAGAGAGATACTGTGTTTTCTCCATCTCCCGCAGATAACGCGGGGCGCTGCTTCCTTCGTACCACGACTGAAGCGGAAAAATCAGATGCCTGGCGATAGGTTGTAACAGGTCGGGCATATCAGCTGAATTTCAAACTCCTGGTCTTAATAATCTGTTTGAATCTCTTTATCTCTTCGGCATTAAAGAACCGGAGCAGATAGAGTAGCAGCGGGAAACTGAATCCCAGCGCCGCCTTGGTTCCGATATCGGCATAAAGGTTTCCGGTTTCAATAAAAGTCCCCGCAAAGTAGAGGGCGATAGAAGTGGCAAAGAGAACCGTGATTCGCAGCCATTCCATCTGAATCTTGTAGAAACGGTTAGAATAGTAATAGGTCATGGAGACCTTGAATATAAAGCAGATAAGGGTGGCGATAGCGGCGCCCCAGATGCTCCAGTACTTTATCATGATGAAATTCAGAATCAGATTCAGGATGCCGTTGGAAATGTTTACATAGGCGATATACTTGGTCGCTTTCTTCATCAGGATTCCGACATTGAAATGGTAATGGAAGGAAAATATGATATGAGCCAGGACTATGATAGGAACCACCTTATATGCCGATTGAAAAGCTGGCGCGGCCATGAAGTAGATTACTTCTTTGGAAAGAAGCGATATCAAGAGCCCCACAAAGAGGCTCACGGCGCAGAAATAAGTGAATATCCGGGCATATATCCGCTCATAACCTTCCTTGCCGAAATATTCCATCCGCCGCGGACTCCAAATCTGAATGAAAGGCGAGGTCACAAACTGATTTACCAGCGTTCCGAACTTATATCCGAGAGAGTACAACCCGGTGGCAGTCATATCGACATACTCTTTCACAAAGTACCGGTCGGAGGAATGAACGATATAGGCTGAAATATTAGATGGAATCAGAGGCATGCCAAATCGAATCATCTCTTTCATCAATCCAAAATTGAACTTGAGCCCCACCTTGCGTAAAATCAATATCCCCAGCACCAGCAGGGAAAGCAGCGTGACTATGAGAGTTGAGAGCAGTATGCCCATAACACCTAACTTAGCATAAACCACAAAATAGATGTTCAGCCCCAGTGTTGCCACGGTCGCGGAGACCTTGGCGGTCAGATACTGAACCGACTTTTGCTGCACCCGAATGTAAGCGAAGAAAATCGGAAGCACCATTCCAAATGCCAGGGAGCTAAGCGAGACCATAAAGAGATCGGTGTGTTCGCGTGAATCAAGTATCAGCTCCGCCAGATATCCGGAGAAAGGAATGATAGCGCCAATGACAAGGAGAATGAGGCCGCCGTATCCGACCATGGCGCTGCTGACAACTTTCTTTCGTTCCTCCTCCGTGGCGTAATCGAAATAGAATCTGTTGACGGCCGATTCCAACCCCAGTCCGACCACGAGTGAGATGACGCTTGACGTCATATAGAGAAGCTCCATGATGCCGTAATCGGCCGGGGTCAAGAAGCGGGTATAGACCGGAAGCATGAGAAAACTGACCGCCCGGTCGAGCACGCTGGAAAGCCC from Candidatus Zixiibacteriota bacterium encodes:
- a CDS encoding oligosaccharide flippase family protein encodes the protein MATSVSSEAKVIAKHSAVYGLSSVLDRAVSFLMLPVYTRFLTPADYGIMELLYMTSSVISLVVGLGLESAVNRFYFDYATEEERKKVVSSAMVGYGGLILLVIGAIIPFSGYLAELILDSREHTDLFMVSLSSLAFGMVLPIFFAYIRVQQKSVQYLTAKVSATVATLGLNIYFVVYAKLGVMGILLSTLIVTLLSLLVLGILILRKVGLKFNFGLMKEMIRFGMPLIPSNISAYIVHSSDRYFVKEYVDMTATGLYSLGYKFGTLVNQFVTSPFIQIWSPRRMEYFGKEGYERIYARIFTYFCAVSLFVGLLISLLSKEVIYFMAAPAFQSAYKVVPIIVLAHIIFSFHYHFNVGILMKKATKYIAYVNISNGILNLILNFIMIKYWSIWGAAIATLICFIFKVSMTYYYSNRFYKIQMEWLRITVLFATSIALYFAGTFIETGNLYADIGTKAALGFSFPLLLYLLRFFNAEEIKRFKQIIKTRSLKFS
- a CDS encoding phenylacetate--CoA ligase family protein, which codes for MPDLLQPIARHLIFPLQSWYEGSSAPRYLREMEKTQYLSPSELKELQAKRLRKLLRHAYQNCSFYKQRFDRCGFHPDNFSGADDLLKIPVLTKEDIQQHKEEMKAQNFAESDLIPNKTGGSTGRPLYFYLDKERSFSRKAATFRHNRWAGWEIGMKTAAIWGHREDIAGLAGLKSKIRNFLLDRRIILDTSSITREKLVSFKAELKAYRPDVYIAYANSMYLFARFLNETGSQDHHRPRSIITSAEVLEAQQRALIEKVFDCRVFDRYGSRETSVIASECSSHKGLHIGAEAFMVEFVKDGKPVAPGELGKIIITDLLNSGMPFIRYQIEDVGIPAGEVCTCGRGLPLMKMAAGRMTDFLVTPEGKLISGASLTIYLIANAPGVAQAQLIQETVNRVVFRIVRGDGFGENSLAFFEREIPRFFGPSVKYEIEFVENIPVESSGKYRFSISKVDPAEMF